The genomic DNA GCTCCTGTTTGGTGAGAATACATATCAGCCAGCCACCAGAGCTTGCGGCTGAATCCCAAAGTTCTTGAGTCGCTGCATAAGAGAATAGTCTCAATGGCGTTTACGGGCACTACCTATCATGATCGAGTACCAGAGAGGTCGGATATCAGGATATAAGACTGCCCCGCCATTGCTGTTTTGTCACCACACAGATCCTCAACTAGAAGCCTCAAACATTGTTTCTAGCACTCAATCTAGCACTCAAGTTTTCACACCAATATCGAACCGTCCTACGCAAATTTACCTCACCTATCCTTAAACTTCAACATGGCCGACATCCGCACACTTCACTGGTATGAGTCGGCGGCTGACAATCAAGCGATTACTGCCAATGGCTGGAGATTCCAGGTGGCCAAGTCGGTTGCTACAGGAAATGGAGCACCCATTTACAATGTCGTGTGGCAGTCCCAAGGTGTTGCCCCCGTTACCGATATTTCCTGGAAAGCTCAGTATGCTCTCAACTGGACCGCCGCTCTGATCTCGCCTGGCGTCAAAGTCAACGTTGGCGGTAGATGGCAGCGATGTAACAAAGGCGAGACCTACGATCTAAACCCACAAGGTACTTTACCTATCTTGAGTTGCTTCTATTAATATTATCAAGTAGCATCTTTGCTAACTAGTGTATCTTGCATAGGATACTGGGTGCCCTCTGCAACACCGGCTGGCCCTGATGGTGCTGGCTGGCTCAACATTGGCAACATTGATTATGCATACCCGCATGTCCTTGGAATCCATATCATCGTGGGAGTTTTGAACAACCAGACAGGCAGATACGAACCTATCTTTGTGGACCAGGCAACCCTTCCGCAAGGCAGCTCGGCGAAATACCAGCCACAAGAGAGTGTGAGTTGGTGGCTCGAGGGGAGTGATCTCACTGGTCAGGTCTTCAGCGACACCAAATCCAACGCCACAACCTTCGACTTCACGAATCCGAGCAACCCCCTCACAGATTCTTATGAGTGGTCAACTTCGTACATAATGCGCCAAGGCCAATGGGTCATTGCAGCCGGACCTGTTCCCCAGGCCTTCCGtgcacctcctccgtctGAAAACAGGGTCAACCCCCTCGGCGGGAAGGATCCAATTCTTCTCGACTTGGATGTAGGAAGCTGGATTGTCAGattcaacccccccttgcTCGGCGGTGCTATGGGGGTCGCTGTCACAGCTCTCTCGGAAAATCTCAAGCAACAGTTCAAGGGACTTGAGGTCCAGGCTGTGGGCAGCGAAGGTACCGCGCTCACAATCCAGTACGAGGCTGGTTCGGCTCCTGGAGCCCTTGAACATATCGGATTTCCCCGCGGTTCTCCCGGATCTCAAAGCACAATCGACAGCGCACTGAGGGAGTTGCAGACAGCCGGCGAACTCCCTCAAACCGAGGAATGGCTTATCGAGCCGGCACCCGTGGAGGAAACAAATGGTTCAGCACCGATCCAGGTGCGCAAGAGCAAACTCAATGGGGCCAGCACCCataccaacaccaacaataACAgtaacagcaacaacagcggCTTGGCCTACCGCTACGGCCCCGCTCCTACTGACCAAAACCCGAACAACTTTGCCGCCAACTACCAGACCAAGTCCCCCTTCCTGCAGCAGGGCTATCCCTCAAACCCCATCTCAACCTAGTATCCCTATAAGCCCCACACCGTCAGCACCCTCTCTGTCCCCGTTCGCGGCTCCTTTTCTCTGTTCAAGTTTTATCTCCTACAAAGAAAGACGAGCACCGAGTTGAACAGGAACAGCCACATCTTcgacaacaaggacaaccacagcaacaactaCCATGACGGCAacaacggcagcaacaacggcaacaacaatgacagcaacaacagcaatgACTAcaatgacaacaacaacaaaaccaagTTCTTTGATGGATGAGTAAACAAAGTCCATCCGTTTTCTTGACGTGTACCCCGGTTCTGGTCCCTTGCTTGGCTGGCTCAGGGGTCAATGTTTATGTTCTATCACCATGTCAACTGTGATGGAAGAAATGGCAGGCTAACTTGGAGATCCCCAGTGTTTTGGATTCAATCACGGGACGTAGAGCAGTAATACATTGCCCTGATATCAATCTCAAGCGGTGTTTTGATCTTGTAGCATTCTCTTGTGGACAACGTCTCATGTACATTCCAAACTATTTGTTTCTTGCACAACATCACCCTTTTGCTGTCATATTCGTCTAGTGATGAGGCATTTGTGCCAGCATCTTCCCACTCACCAACAAGTTTATTAGAACCAACAATTTCTTCCATGACTTCGATGTCTGCCGCTGACATCATGTCAACTCTGATGCTGTGACAcccacccttcccactcTCTCGGGGACGCCGGAGACATCGGATGGCGGATGAGGGATCCTTCCTTGATGTGGTGTACACACGGGTTGCGCATGATCATGTACAGTTGAGGCAAAAGGTGAGGCATGACCGGCGGACCGACGGGCGGATGAACCAGACTGTTGGTAACCGGAGGCGGAGTTTTAACGTCTGGGGGGTTAGTCAGTCAGGAAGAGTGGAACATAAGGCTATCAGCTAATGTTTACGAGATCGCGTTGTTTGGTGGTAAGGAAGTAGAATTTTGAAATTTCACCTGTCATCTGGTGGTGATTTGCCGCCGTGAATCTTGCCATTGAAGAATTTCCCAAGATGAGGGGCTTTGACATAGGGCCGAGTTTCTATATCCATCACCAAACGCTCAACTCTGACCGGAGCTACAATCTCCGTCTCGGTCAACCACATAGGAAACTCGGCCCTTCCAACATCCCAACTGAACCCTCGGGATCACAGGATCAACTTCTAGATTGGGAAAGTCCTCACCAGTCATTCGGATGAAATTCATGTCTTTTCTGAACACCGATCCTCCATCATCCGGGGAAGCCACAAATTCAAAATTAAACACGGAGCCAGTTTTTACACATCGGCAGACGCGAGCACTAGCACGGCTTTTTACCCATAAGAAATTCAAATATACACCGACAAGTTCTCATACAAGACATTTTCAGATCCTTCAAATGTCCCAACAAGGAAAAAAGTTCAGACGGATgaaggtggcggcggcagtggcGGCGGGAAGTTGGATCCTGCTGATCATGTCAGTTTTTCACATGCCTGACTTACTCCGAGCTTATATGATTCATTATGAAGGATTCTGGCTGGCATAACGTCTCTGTCCAGAAGGTGATATACGGGATTTTGACCAAGAAGCCATCTGTTGGGTCTTGAAGTTTGTGAAGCTGAGAGGCAATGTCGTGGCATGACATGAGTTGAGTAGAGTGGCGCAGAGGACTTCCCTAGTCTTATCAGATCCTCCGGTGAATTTACTGGGGTGTGCAGTTGTCATATCGGTGATCACCTCGGTGCTTGATTAAGAGAATGTCGGCATGTACATGACTTGGGGTATTATAGGACCATTTTGGCCCCCATAATCCCATCTCCAAACACTCAAACCATAATCACGACATGAGTGGCTGCGGCACCAACCGGGCACAACTCGATGCCGCAGACCTAAACCCAAGCGACAATCCGATCTAACCAGCCCCCATCCCGTCCGATCAAGTACCGTATCTTGtgtttccttccttcccataTCATGTTTGTCAGCTGGTTTCGTTTGTGTCCCGGCCGCCTGTCATCCACAAAagatggttggtgggtttCCGGCGGGCCACTGTTGGTTGGGACTTTcggtcggcggcggcacagGTCTAAACGACCAGGAAATAAACAGCTTACCTACCAGAGAAGCCCGAGACATCTCATGCGTGATAAAACACATAATAGACGCCGAAAATCACCGGGTTTTTGAGAGCATGCCCTAACGTTGCGGTCGACCTtgctccccagcagcaaacctGCATCTTTTGCAACTTGCATAATAAAGCCAGGTTGGCAATTCAGTTCAAGGTCCCCGATCAGATGACGTGAGATTGAGTGTTTTCCCCGGCCTGCCGCAGGATTCCCAAGGTAAATGATCACTCTCTGCATGGCGCCCTTTTCCCTGCAATGTCGCCCAAGTCCTTCTCCCTCGGGATTCGTGTGGTCGTCACAGTGCTAGCCTAAAGCCGAGAGTCAGCCCTACGAGAGATTGAATGACAGCCGAGGAGCGGGACGAAGAAACACAAAGTCAGATGGAGGGTTACATCGAGAATGACCGAATCCTTCCGCCTTTCCGTGTGATGCTCCCATGTCTTAACATTTCCATGATGACGGAGCTAAAGAACAAAATTTTTTGCGTGGTCGGGTGGCGGATCGCTGATTGACTTCTGCCGAGATACCTAGGGATGGATGGTCTCAGCGAAGAATTAGAAAAGTACAACATCTGGTAAACGACACTTGAGCACCCCTGGTGTTGCACGGCATACCACAGTATGGAAAATCTTGATAAGTCGTCTTGCCCAACAATCGTGCCATGGTGACACAACCACATTACGGCTTTGCGCTCAACCATAGGTACAATACCGTCGTACCTGGTTTTAATCAGCAGCCAGCCCTATGAGAGGTAGGTAGCTCACCTCAGGATACATCGGCGCTTGGTATTAAAAACTGCCGGTTTATCACACCGCTTCTTTATCTGTCAGTGTTCCAAAGGCAGGCACCGTCGTGAGTTTTATGCAGGAAAATTCCAAGGAGAATATGCTAAATGACCAGCATGCAACCTAAATTGTAGAAAAGCGCCATCAACTTGCTGTCATTCCCAAACAGGCAAGTCAATGATAAACATAGACCCACAACGAGCCGTGTAACCACTCCCTGTTCTTGACGACGACCGGTGAGAGTGAACAGCAAATGGGAATC from Podospora pseudoanserina strain CBS 124.78 chromosome 2, whole genome shotgun sequence includes the following:
- a CDS encoding hypothetical protein (EggNog:ENOG503PYEJ), whose protein sequence is MADIRTLHWYESAADNQAITANGWRFQVAKSVATGNGAPIYNVVWQSQGVAPVTDISWKAQYALNWTAALISPGVKVNVGGRWQRCNKGETYDLNPQGYWVPSATPAGPDGAGWLNIGNIDYAYPHVLGIHIIVGVLNNQTGRYEPIFVDQATLPQGSSAKYQPQESVSWWLEGSDLTGQVFSDTKSNATTFDFTNPSNPLTDSYEWSTSYIMRQGQWVIAAGPVPQAFRAPPPSENRVNPLGGKDPILLDLDVGSWIVRFNPPLLGGAMGVAVTALSENLKQQFKGLEVQAVGSEGTALTIQYEAGSAPGALEHIGFPRGSPGSQSTIDSALRELQTAGELPQTEEWLIEPAPVEETNGSAPIQVRKSKLNGASTHTNTNNNSNSNNSGLAYRYGPAPTDQNPNNFAANYQTKSPFLQQGYPSNPIST